Proteins encoded within one genomic window of Macrotis lagotis isolate mMagLag1 chromosome 3, bilby.v1.9.chrom.fasta, whole genome shotgun sequence:
- the LOC141516681 gene encoding olfactory receptor 5B2-like has protein sequence MENGSEVKEFILVGISDVPEFQVPLFLIFTIIYLITLVGNLGMIALIFQDPRLHTPMYFFLSNLSLVDFGYSSAVTPKVMAGFFPGDKIISYNGCATQLFFFLGLITSENYFLAVMAYDRHAAVCKPLHYTTLMTSSICTRLAIGCYVYGFFTSAVLTGNTFILHFCKSNVVHHFFCDIPPLMALSCSDMHINEMIVVYIASFNCFIAFSIILISYTVILITILKMHSAESRQKAFSTCASHLIAVSIFYGTVIFMYLQPSSSHSMDTDKVASVFYTMIIPMLNPLVYSLRNKEVINAFKKVINGKNENLGSLL, from the coding sequence ATGGAAAATGGATCAGAAGTGAAGGAGTTCATACTTGTGGGAATTTCAGATGTCCCAGAGTTTCAAGTgcccctttttttaattttcactatCATCTACCTCATTACTCTAGTGGGGAATCTGGGGATGATAGCCCTGATTTTTCAGGATCCCCGTCTCCATACCCCAATGTACTTTTTCCTCAGTAACCTTTCTCTGGTAGATTTTGGTTACTCCTCGGCTGTTACTCCAAAAGTGATGGCTGGGTTCTTCCCAGGTGACAAAATTATTTCTTACAACGGATGTGCTACGCAGTTATTCTTCTTTTTGGGTTTAATTActtctgaaaattatttcctagctgTCATGGCCTATGATCGCCATGCAGCTGTGTGTAAACCCCTTCATTACACCACCCTCATGACATCCAGTATATGTACTCGTTTGGCCATTGGGTGCTATGTCTATggtttttttacttctgctgttCTCACAGGAAATACTTTTATTCTCCACTTCTGTAAGTCAAATGTGGTGCATCACTTCTTTTGTGATATTCCACCACTCATGGCTCTCTCCTGCTCTGACATGCATATTAATGAAATGATTGTTGTCTATATAGCATCATTTAACTGTTTCATTGCCTTTTCCATCATTTTGATATCCTACACTGTCATCCTTATTACTATCTTGAAGATGCACTCAGCTGAGAGCCGGCAGAAAGCCTTTTCCACCTGTGCTTCTCACCTCATAGCCGTGTCTATTTTTTATGGAACAGTAATCTTCATGTATTTACAACCAAGTTCTAGTCATTCCATGGACACAGATAAAGTTGCATCAGTCTTCTACACTATGATAATTCCCATGTTAAATCCTCTGGTGTATAGTCTGAGGAACAAAGAAGTCATAAATGCTTTTAAGAAagttataaatgggaaaaatgagaatttgggttctcttttataa